The following are encoded in a window of Pecten maximus chromosome 17, xPecMax1.1, whole genome shotgun sequence genomic DNA:
- the LOC117314988 gene encoding angiopoietin-related protein 7-like — translation MWELKTVHDVRTLRADSDLEVVAVSSILCVVTALEYNRSTASYNESSQQCFLHESNSEKDMVDGIGVLYLQGDIQTNAILSHGDDIGVDGGGGVGSGGDGDIKSCGDLNPSSLSGVYRISSVPGNSFDVYCDMDSDGGPWTVIQNRKSKEVDFYRNWDQYKHGFGDLQGNFWLGNDHIHTLTKTPCILRVQLLSWSGSFGYAEYSIFQVSSEVHDYKLLINGYRGNISDALRKNNGWPFSTKDKDNDGTKYIDCVKNRRGPWWHETCTHANPNGLYEPSTFKQSMHWLDFYTNIDNGRMRETRLMLKRP, via the exons ATGTGGGAGTTAAAAACAGTCCATGACGTCAGAACATTGCGGGCCGATTCCGATTTGGAAGTGGTCGCCGTATCGTCCATTTTGTGTGTGGTGACCGCTCTGGAGTACAATCGATCAACGGCGTCTTATAACGAGTCATCTCAACAGTGTTTTCTCCATGAATCTAACAGCGAGAAAGACATGGTTGACGGGATCGGTGTGCTTTACTTACAAGGGGACATACAAACAAATGCGATACTATCGCATG GTGATGACATTGGCGTTGATGGCGGCGGCGGTGTTGGTAGTGGTGGTGATGGAG ACATAAAAAGCTGCGGAGATCTCAATCCATCCAGCCTATCAGGAGTGTACCGTATCTCATCTGTACCAGGGAACAGCTTTGATGTGTAttgtgacatggatagtgatGGAGGgccttggact GTCATACAGAACCGCAAGAGCAAAGAGGTGGACTTCTATAGAAACTGGGATCAATACAAACATGGATTTGGTGATCTTCAAGGGAACTTCTGGCTTG GAAACGACCACATACATACACTGACCAAGACCCCGTGCATTCTCCGTGTCCAACTGCTGTCTTGGAGTGGGTCATTTGGGTACGCTGAATACTCGATCTTCCAGGTATCCAGCGAGGTTCACGACTACAAACTGTTGATAAATGGCTATCGTGGAAATATCA GTGACGCCTTAAGAAAGAACAATGGTTGGCCATTTTCTACAAAAGACAAAGACAACGATGGGACAAAATATATTGATTGTGTTAAAAATCGAAGAGGACCTTGGTGGCATGAAACATGTACTCACGCGAATCCTAATGGTCTATACGAGCCATCCACATTCAAACAATCAATGCACTGGTTGGatttttatacaaacattgacAATGGACGAATGAGGGAGACAAGGCTAATGTTAAAAAGACCTTAA